From a region of the Salvelinus fontinalis isolate EN_2023a chromosome 13, ASM2944872v1, whole genome shotgun sequence genome:
- the crebzf gene encoding CREB/ATF bZIP transcription factor, with product MITRRRGRSDNTNVEVHSSTCPFDVEVTDFVEMIENVKTSPSEEIQSENGDSTVGLELDDLFGIDELHWTFEKDAVSPLFDIGLAELGVGDTTDQDFWIGTSRTPSPEGVSAVQKRKGRDDLSGHMINKNAVAARINRLKKKEYVNGLENKVGSLSSENRILKQENVQLNKRVEELEDETRYLRAVLANESMLAQLLSRLSGVNGMKLSSSLFQGSNKNDDHDYALPRKRVKVEEKETSGGICLHVDKNNVSVEFCTKCAESASASLKIFLLGDDCSTMLDEWVTERPCLLGSMWILLFGKLKRRDPLLPTWPGIFLKVV from the exons ATGATCACCAGACGAAGAGGTCGTTCAGACAACACCAATGTGGAGGTGCACTCTTCAACTTGTCCTTTTGATGTTGAAGTCACTGACTTTGTTGAAATGATAGAAAATGTTAAAACGAGTCCCTCTGAAGAAATTCAGTCAGAGAATGGGGATAGTACAGTTGGATTAGAGCTGGATGATTTATTTGGAATCGACGAGTTACACTGGACATTTGAGAAGGATGCAGTCTCCCCTCTTTTCGACATTGGATTGGCTGAATTAGGTGTGGGGGACACAACAGATCAAGATTTTTGGATTGGCACATCCAGAACCCCATCGCCCGAAGGAGTGTCTGCTGTTCAGAAAAGGAAGGGGAGAGATGACCTGTCTGGGCACATGATCAACAAAAACGCTGTCGCTGCGCGAATTAATCGTCTGAAAAAGAAGGAATACGTGAACGGGCTGGAAAATAAAGTCGGGTCTCTGTCGTCAGAAAACCGCATACTCAAACAGGAAAACGTCCAATTGAATAAGAGGGTAGAAGAGTTGGAAGATGAGACGAGGTACCTGAGAGCTGTGTTGGCCAACGAGAGCATGTTAGCCCAGCTGTTGTCAAGGCTGAGCGGTGTGAACGGCATGAAATTATCTTCCTCGCTTTTCCAGGGGTCCAACAAGAATGATGACCACGATTATGCCTTGCCCCGGAAACGTGTGAAGGTGGAGGAAAaggagacctctggtggcatctGTCTGCACGTGGACAAGAACAACGTCTCAGTGGAGTTCTGCACTAAGTGTGCAGAGAGTGCAAGCGCATCACTCAAAAT TTTTCTTCTAGGTGATGATTGTTCTACCATGCTGGATGAATGGGTTACAGAGCGTCCCTGTCTGCTTGGCTCCATG TGGATTCTGCTGTTCGGGAAGCTGAAGAGGCGGGACCCGCTGCTGCCAACTTGGCCTGGTATTTTTTTAAAGGTAGTATAA